CAAATTCTAAAATGTGTAAAGCCTCACCTCCAGCCTTTAAGATCTTTCTCTTGGCAGACTCTGTAAAGCTATACGCACCTATAATTATACCATGATCTATCACACCACCGCCCAAAACTCTGCCTGGGACTAAAACTCTATCACCCTCTTTTGTTAGCCTAGAAATCTTGCCTATATTTACACATGGCCTTCTAGAACGGTGTTTAGATAAATATTCGGCAGCCACTTCCCAAATTTTATAACGACCTTTACTTGATGCCTTTCTTAATCGAAAGATGGTTTCAGTAAGAATCGGGTTGCGAATCTTAGCCATGATGCTCACTCACCTTATTGACAAATTCATTCAACTTACGCTCAAGAATCTCTATGGCTTTGATGAAGATCTCATAAGCGGGAATGGAACCTACAGACTCGATGAAGAGGATAAATTCATCATCTTTATCATCGACTGAGGTCAGTACAGACACGGTAGCTGGTTGCCACTTTGCATGCTCCTTACCTTTACCCAACCTTGCATAGGCTTCCAACTTCACTCTTTG
This DNA window, taken from Nitrososphaerales archaeon, encodes the following:
- a CDS encoding 50S ribosomal protein L18e, which codes for MAKIRNPILTETIFRLRKASSKGRYKIWEVAAEYLSKHRSRRPCVNIGKISRLTKEGDRVLVPGRVLGGGVIDHGIIIGAYSFTESAKRKILKAGGEALHILEFVEKYPDGSGVILIGG